In Symphalangus syndactylus isolate Jambi chromosome 14, NHGRI_mSymSyn1-v2.1_pri, whole genome shotgun sequence, one DNA window encodes the following:
- the TGFA gene encoding protransforming growth factor alpha isoform X3, giving the protein MGGDFTRLWIPGADPPVAAAVVSHFNDCPDSHTQFCFHGTCRFLVQEDKPACVCHSGYVGARCEHADLLAVVAASQKKQAITALVVVSIVALAVLIITCVLIHCCQVRKHCEWCRALICRHEKPSALLKGRTACCHSETVV; this is encoded by the exons ATGGGAGGGGACTTCACAAGGCTGTGGATACCAGGAG CAGACCCGCCCGTGGCCGCAGCAGTGGTGTCCCATTTTAATGACTGCCCAGATTCCCACACTCAGTTCTGCTTCCATGGAACCTGCAGGTTTTTGGTGCAGGAGGACAAGCCAGCATGTGT CTGCCATTCTGGGTACGTTGGTGCACGCTGTGAGCATGCGGACCTCCTGGCCGTGGTGGCCGCCAGCCAGAAGAAGCAGGCCATCACCGCCTTGGTGGTGGTCTCCATCGTGGCCCTGGCTGTCCTTATCATCACATGTGTGCTGATACA CTGCTGCCAGGTCCGAAAACACTGTGAGTGGTGCCGGGCCCTCATCTGCCGGCACGAGAAGCCCAGCGCCCTCCTGAAGGGAAGAACCGCTTGCTGCCACTCAGAAACAG TGGTCTGA